The sequence GAAAACCTAGGCATAGGGACATTTTGTACTCAATCTTGCGACATTTTACGGGCAGCAAAGGggaataaaaatttctcaaacgcTGACTTGCATGAAATTCAtgcaatgacaacatttttatttttcaatggtattgtattacccacaccggaaaatcacACGTATCCCATGAGTGTTGTCCATcagccaagattcagagctcttagagataTTATTTTTCACCAACGCCACGTCATGTTCACGAAtatctgtttcatttttctggcccgATGGTCTTGTCACTCAACCGCCGCCGTAgcgccgcctgaccccgtcggggtttgggacTGCACGCTGCGCCCCggagcaaaatcctgtctccttttgagggagcggaggaattgggtggactatAAAATTATACTGTATATCCCaccatctaccgatttgatcgatagatttttcttcctcacaggaaaatctactaaaattggtagcatattaattgcgtaagcttggtttcgttagtagtaggacctgcccgcctttgtgacggtgcaggattcctcgtcccctccccttcttccccgtcctacccctggaggcgtcgtcgggctcccatcgcggcggcgcctccattccttgttccttcccgtccttccccttctggtggcagaggaaaaaagctgatcgcttatagtccctgctccaggagtgtatcctgcgaacccgacccaagggtttcgttcctattgtatATCCCACCATTCTAACGATTTGattgttggattattcttcctcatagaataatcctccaaggtcgttagtatattaattgcgtatgcttggtttcgcttacagtagggcccgcccgccttgtgacggtgcgggagtcctagtcccttcccttccttccctatcccctctcgggaggcgtcgtcgggctctcatcgcggcggcgcctccttccttgttccttcccgtccttccccttctgggtgcagaggagaaaagctcgcgcttacagtccctgccccaggagtgtatccccgcgagcccgccctagggtttcgttcccactgtatATCCCACCacctaacgatttgatcgttggattattcttcctcataggataatcctctaaaatcgcctGGTTTCGCTAGCAAGTGGGCCCTTCTCGCTTccatagcgttaaggtgtttttccccgtcccatcccttccagcccttttccctaccccagaggagtcgtcgggctcctatcgaggcggcgcctctttcctttttccttcctgtcctccccctccccgggtgatcgggcgtatcagttaatgggtcccggccccggtgcgttgtaccctccaagggctcccctgagccctcattcctTGTATATCCTACCCTTGGTATCCCCACGTAGGACGGAGGAGAAGCCTTACTGCAAGTTCTTAGATTATACGAATCAGCACCCGGTTGGGCCTTTtcaacggcaattagcgttacttctgaaattttcatCCTTCTATATGCATTCGAAATGCTCTCCGGGTGCCTATCCCTCAATGAAGCTGGAGAATAGTTTACCATATTTCGCTGTTTTACCATAGTTCCATACCATACAATGGTTCTTGCTGTTTTACGGGAGTTTGAAGAATATCAGTCTATAAGGGTTTCGGAAACCCAGGGCCATCTGTCCAATCCATCATGGTCTGCGcactggcgtagccagggaggggtccggggggtccgaaaaccccccctcccgaaatataaaaatgcaattattgtccttcataaaagaaagcaaaatattgaaaaatcaggaatttacaaaatgtttctttaacaaattcaGTTTTTCCGATAGTGAAAAGTGTTAGAATTAGTGTTAGAAAAAGTGTtagaaaacccattacttagtgcccagtttttcaaaaattttcctccttggttttggacccccccccgaatgaaattcctggctacgccactggatctTTCTttgtgtgatggaagcgacgactCCAGTTCCGGAggccaagatagtgaatccgaggACAACTCCGGTGTAACAGCCAAGGACCAGCTCTATCAAATGAAATGCAGGTGCTCTTTTATGCGGTATGtaccaaataaaccagacaaatttggtaTTAACTACAGGGTTTTGACGGATGTGAAATCAAAATATGTACAAATTCCCATAAtcgtgcagtggcgccgactccatggggcttgagggggcccaagccccctgaaaaattggttattggtgtgaggaaataatgtgtgaggtttgtcgattttccctggagtgtccagatatcgagattcgagttatcagggttctaatgttgatcatgtgacgcttctaaaatgcttaaaaaacttaaaactcaccatttataaaatctcccggcgcaagattcccggtttgggctcccccaatatttattgtaagtcggcacccctgtaatTTTGCAACGATGACgtttggccatcaaatcaagtgTTGGTGAAAAATTTGGTTACTAGATTGACTGAagcatacaagaattcaggaataaatgtaactcgtcacaattattttccatccatccaactaggaaaaattttgaaaaaaaggaaaatttctcttgTAGGGAGGATCAGAAAAATACAAGCGTGACGCACAACCATTGTAATCCATTCCACGCAAGAGTTCAATATTACCTtaggtcagtggcgcagcgagggggggttttgggggataaacccccccccccccagagctcagagaaatttttaagtttcatccattttacttaatggattagtattacttatagaaaagtgttcggattaataaaatatccctcagaaagccgtaaaactcgccatttttaaccattaatcttaaaaattttctgggggagggcccccgcaattgctacttacccttgcgggtatgcaataccctcacaccccaaagtattagttgctcctaaaaccccccctagccttaattcttagctgcgcccctgccttagGTCACACTCTTACCCAGTATCAGGACAAAAAGGATAAGAATGTACTTTTAATGCATCTTTTCAGTGTAAATGCCTTACCTAAGCTTCATTGcactggattaaaaaaaacaatttaaaaaattatttttatttaagattatgtAAGGCTAGTATTGAAAATTACTAggatcgtagtctagaatcaaaattttacactgtttcttacagaaaaaaattatatgatactTGCCAGGAACATCCTTTGCCCAatgtgagattaggtgagaatcacTTGACctccccccctaaacgcctctcACAATTATTGGTTGCCCACTTAAACTTCCGCTTATTGTGATAAAAGGCAGTGACCCTTCACTCATCTGCCATAATTAAAACTCTCCTTTGGTCATTCAATAAGTCGGACTTCATACAATTCTACCATCcatcccaagcagcaatcaatattccAACAATGTCCATATAACATTGTTGGTGTTATCATAAGACATCCATGCAATATACATGTTAGCACAATTAATGTTGTACAGATATCGGTCAAATATCAAAAGAACCCCCCCAAACAACGTTGCTGTGATGTCCAACAATGGACATGGAGGTCTGTTATGCAATATCTCTAAGGTATCTTCGCAACATCTCTTGAATATATTATAGGTGTGCTTATTATGGGCTTTGGTAATCCctagacaaaaaaaaacatttgcgctCTTCAATTCTTTACAGAACTTATGCCACCGATGGATACTctttggaaaaatgattttttaatatcacaaGTATTAAAATCTATATAACATTACTTTTTAACCCATCATGGATGGATGGATGTGACAAATAAGATATCTATGTTATGTTGCCCAAATATCCATCATGTAACAACAACGTCTTTTGGATGCATCAACCATATTTAGATACCCGATTGTCTGCTGCTTGGGATGTTACCTCCTCCATTATTAGACCAAGTTCCCATTATTAGTACCAAGATTACCCAGATTACAGGAGAACCAAGTCCAGCTTAGGGAAGAATATCAGATCCCTAGCTCAAGTACAGTAAAGGGAGGGGGCACAACCTATTTTTCACCGTGCAAGACCAGTTACCCTTGCATTAATAGATAGGTTATATGAAGAGATTGGTAGAATGGTGGCTAAGGGAATTTTGGAGAGGGTGGAATATTTTGAATGGGCAGCTCCCACTGTCAATGTCATTTAGCGGGACAATTCTATAAGAATTTGTAGTGATTATAGTACAGCAACCAATGCGCATAGTACTAGGAAGAGCtacaaaaattcttcaaaaaaatcaattttggcaAACCACCCAAGCAGCAGATGATAGCCAttggatatctaaataaggttgatatatccaatACACACTGCCATAAcacaatggatattttgacaatatAACATGGATATCCTATTTATAACATCCATGATGAGTTGTTAAAATAATGTTGCATAGATATCCCAGTTGTATTATCTGTGatgttaaaaattgttattccaaacagtatccataggtagTAAGCCATTAATTCACTCCATTAGGTTAAAGTAGATAGGTAGGTACTCATTAGATGTTGAGAAGATATTCTAAGAGATGCTGTAATATGAACCTCTACGTCCAATTTTGGACATCGCTGCAATGTTGTTTGgtgggtcctttggatatttgacggGTATTCATACaatgttaattggattaacatggatattgcacacATGTCATATGTTAATGCCGACAATGTTGCCtagatgttgttgggatattgattgctgttTGGGATAGCATTTAATCAGTTGTAGGAAGAGGGTAAATCTTCCTCATACTCTGCAGATTGAATGTTGTACTATAATTGCAACAAATTCTTATAGAATAATCCTGATAAGCGATAATGACAGCGGGGGTTGCCCTCTCAAAATAGTGCACACTCTCCAAAATTCCCTCAGCTGACGTTTTACCAAGCCCTTCAGTTACCCAATCTATTAGCATCCATCAGTTTCTAGTGGCCTTATCAAGGTCATTACTTAATCCAGTAAagcctaagaaaaataattttgaaatcatgaaattaatcaaggtaaaaattataaaaatatgttggctttttatcttatatttcatcataatatatgcaaggaaagaaaattaagacatatttacttttatacaAAAAGTTATTCTTATGTATACCACATTGAATGTGAGGATTCTTTATCAGGAggttttttgtgttttttctaCAACTCATCCATGACTTTGGCATTTCTTGTAGTTTCTAAAATGCCTGCTGCAATGATGAAcatttacagcaataaaattgGTTGCTTTCCTATTATCTATGTAGTGCTAAAGAGGTGGCTTATAATTGACTGTCTCAGGCCTCATTTAAGGCCAACGGTCTTCAGCAAGGATTATTTTAAGCAGCCAAGCCCCACCACAAAGTTTTAGTTTgatccattaattttattgatgcttCACATTTGCTGACATTGAGTAGCAGGGgggccgacttacaaaaaatattgggggggcccaaaccggggatcttcccccgggaaatattataagtagtgacttttttttaagtatttttgaagagtcatatgatcagcattagagccctgatgactcgaatctcgatatctggacactccgaagaaaatcagcaagcctaatacattttttcctcacacccataacgaatttttgagggggctcgggccccctcaagccccattgATTCGGCGTCACTGTTGAGTAGGCTTCATTGATTTAATCAAAGGGAGCAACATTGGTTCAGTTTCTGCATTGATGCCATAGAAGCATCCAAACTGCTTCCTgaatttgagtttaaaaaatatttaccagcATTACTCAAGACTGCAAACTAAATAGTTTTTTTAGAATGCAGCagatgtttttaattaattttcgctTGTACCCTGTTACGTTTTTCCAAATGCAGATATCTTAAAATGGAGTGATATCATAAGCAATGTGAGTTTATCTTGAAATTATGGTAGGTATATAGGCTGCCTAAAGGAAGACTTATTGCTTGTTCAATGCTCCTACATATAGGATGTTTATGCTATGGAGCTAGAGTATTGTACAACTGAAGTTCCATAGTTAGATAAAagtagatgaaatgaaaaaataaaaataatacagttTTGATCATAAAGATAAAAGCAATCAATCTAACAAGAACAGTGGTTATTTCAATGAATGTCGTAacttaatttggaggaatgatTAACATCTTGAATCCTTTGGTTTatggtatgagaaatattttagctAAATTGGGTGAACCAAGTTTTCTCTCTGTGAAGTTATATTCCACATTGTGCTCCTAATGGACTTTTAATGCAATCATCCATTACAGATATGGCTGCCCTTTGGCAGATTTATGGTGTGTTCAAAGCAAGGGGGCAGAACTTAAGTTTCATGGTTCATTATTATTGCCTTTAGTATAGATGTCAAACATTTAGGCAAGTCCTTTCAAGCCATCTTATAAGGTGCTCTGGGGTAACTGGGGCATAGTTTTTCAATGTGATAGTAAAAggtatcattttcaaatattttattggtcagaTAACACCATTGGATGGCTGAGAAAAACGTGTAATGATTTATTAATAATCGGACTAGCACATCATGAGACTTGAATATAATTTATAccagttaaaaatatttgatatcaatattatttttgtgtctCATTTAGCCCCAGTTACCCCACCACTAAGGGGTAACTGTATCACCCCATGGTAAATCCCATTTGAGCATTGCCACGACTACTTTGGGTAACTAGATCTATCTTAGTACTTTTGaatggtaaaaaattattatatacacaacttttttaataatatgcatGTTAAAGCCATTGCACTAGTGCAGTAACGGATACCTCACAGATTTTCCTTTCAAAACACATTATAGAGGAAGCATCTTACCATTAGTAGAAAAACAAAgcaatattgctgtttttttctcttccaGAGGTGCTTGTTTTGTATTGAATATTCTGATCAATAGCGCCCAGGTTTTATAGGGATCGAAATAGGTTTTGGAGGGATCGTGATTGAAGGAAGGCTCGTCACAGTTGAATATTTGGCCTTGCTTCCCTTTCAAACAAAGTTTCTGAACAAGATccgttaatttttcaaaaagtcgTAAGTGACTCAAGGATTAGTTTGGTCACAGCGAGAGTACTGAATGCTTTGAGGAAACTTAAATGGATAGGCAATGGCTTTTTCTAAATGGTAGAAACTACTCTGGGCCAGGTCTCTGATTTTTGAATCTGGTATCATGATTTTTTTAGAGCTATTTACCACTGAACAATGTCTAATACCTCTTTGCCAATAAGgccaaagccattttttcataacttttattgCATTCACAAATTTTACGAGTAAGAAGTCACTACCCCACCACACTTGATTGGGTGTTGAAATATGAGTCCTTTCCCCTGAGTTTCAGAAGCATGATGTTGTACCATACTCCTAGAAATGGGGTAAAACAATGCTGCTCTACCAGTATTTTAGCTCCCATTTTTTACACCATTTACAGCATCTTCAAGACATTCAATCGAGTAGGTTAGTCCAGCACCCTTCTGGGGTTTCCTTGCATTTTCACACCATTATCTGCAGCTGAGCAAAAGAGCTTACGATAAAGGAATTTTTAAGCTACTCATGAGCTACATTAACTTACATAATAAATATATCcaagtaattttcattcatattaactGCTGGGGTAGTTATGTCAGTTAATGCCCAGTTACCCCAACCTCATTCCCCAGTTACCccatttataagaaacttttggGGTAGCTGGAATGCCCCCACTACAAAACCTACCGTTAGTGTATGGGTGATAACAAACATATACAGGAATAAAATCAGCCTTCATGTTTATCCTCAAGTAACTAATAGTTTGAATTTGCTCACCACATTACAATGAAAACTAGCAAATCTCAATTCGTCGTTGTTGCTTTGATAAAtctcaacactaaaattcctagCCCAAACTCACAAAATGGCTCCAAATGAGGTAAGGCATGTTGTTGAAGGAGCATGAGACGAAGAAGTAGATCCAACCCATGCTTTAAATTCAATGCTAtactaaatttcaaattttgggtCCCAGGATACATATGCATAGTGCTAAATATTTTGACGCCTTGTGTGACTACTTATTTGTAACATCATTACGTATGACAGCAAAAATTTGGTTCTCTTAAGTCATATTTATTCCATGTATAGAAGTTTGAGCATGCGCAATTTTAAAACTTGTCCTATGTTTATTTTTTGGAGCAGGCATTTTAGAAACAGTAAGAAAAACCAGAGTCATGGATGGGTTGGAGAATACCCACAAAAGCCTCCTGATAAAGAATGCTCACTTCCAATGTGGGATACaagacaataattttttaaatgtctcaacgtatctaaattttctttcatagCATACATTACGgtaaaatataagataaaatgccaatatattttaataatttttatcttaattaatggaatgatttcaaaattatttttctcaggcTTTACTGGATTTAGTTATGACATtgacagtggcggctggtggtaatttatctagggtgtgcattagagcagatataggatgatttaattatattatgttaatactattccatgagcatcatatttcgtcgtaatagaatacatagcaagcaaaacatatcactggtatattctgcccttaaaattgcatgaacagaaataatattagcatgcatgaaaataattattctaaacacacctttacaagtgacggtaggtgaaattcattctcctttccttacaccctatgaggaagtagtgtagaaaacggccatacagataaCTCTGTATACGGACTAgaatcctgggcgcaggtagtgtaggtggcggctacaccactacactacctgcgagtcactcaccaaaaatatgcgcgtgctcactcgcatcgttttgagtctgctcccatcacccatttgaactgcacatacccccccgcttacttcgtcccgccagagcactctcaagcgatcgcatagaccgaaaatgcgcccggcgcgataccacgggatcgcacacttgtagagtggtgaattcgaaaaggagatagctgtagagttcggagcttcatgtttcttgcatgtgcagacagtacttttatccttctcgttgcaaaggaatagttttcttttataattcattcatctttgggtgtgcacttgctaacatgcgtatacgcacgcgccgccactggacATTGATAAGGCAACTAGGAACTGGTGGATATTATGATCCTTTTCAGATATCCTTTCCACTGGCCCAGTTGTGCAATATCAGAATATTTTTAGCCGTGGGAGGTGGGAGCTGCAACGCTATGGATGTGggattgggagagagagagagaggtgagcCTAGTCATGTTTTATCAAAAGACTTAgtgaatggaaatgaaagacTGTCTCATAGACCCTTTTCCAACTTGAGCAGCTAACTAACTCACAAAGCATgcaataatatttgaaatgaacacTAGGCATGCCATACAGCACAGCAATCTACATTAAATATACGAGCACATACAACTGTGGTGCAGATTTCCTTGTCTGGCTTTGAATGAAATGATAATACTACCCTTTTGCCTATGAATAGGAGATTCTTTATGCTAAGAATAGGGTTACTATGATGTTTTCCAAACTCTTTTAAGGGCTTGAAGGACCTTTATTATAGATCGTCAGGACCACAATAAtaagaagcaatttaaaaatgcaatagcCACTGCATGGTAAATAAACTTAAACAATTTAATTAGCAATGACCGAGCATATCTCATAAGTTATCTTCTTTAGACTTTGCTGGTACCTGACTGATGGCTTGTTTTCTTAAAGACATCAGCTATAGCTTTCTGTATGCATAAAGTTAATTCTCATTACTCAGTCAACATGATAAGGAACATTCTGAAAATAGAATCCTTTTCAGGAAATGGatcttctttaaaattattttacaaaggtCGCCatgttaacccttttactgccaccgggccgatatatcggccctcgctggttgagcgaacactgccaggggccgatttatcggcccgaattatttcacttttttaaaatgattgtGGCCTTTCCAACGgttgtaatttatgtaaacccacataatctatctatggttatatgatttaaatatatcttaagaattgggaaaaaatctagacacattaaataaaattaagtaggtagctgaaacatttttaaatctgaaatgttgctaattccggaaaaaagccttggcagtcttgcacatcccacctgaaatgggttggcagtaaaagggttaataatgAGAAAACTCCAGGGAAGATGTCAGGTTCTTTTCGACAAACGCAacagtgatttttgaaaaatattctacttactacttttatatttttcagctcGACTTAGTGAATGATGATTTCTTAAGGGCATCAGTGgaaaatgaatcaaaaaatgaaagctttTAGGCTGCTGATAAATTTCTTTGCGTGGAAATTTTCTCTGAATTGACCCCACTTACTCACttatgtttcaaatatttatatctgATCTTCCACAGatattataatatgaaatttacTTTGACAATAGTAGTTTTTAATTCgaaacatgcatgcatttgtatTGTGTGGTTCCTCTTTCTGAGTcctttttcatataaaattgaattctctTCGCTCGAAAATCCTTCATTGCCCTCTGAAGTTATCTTAAGATATTTCAATAGTGAAACTGAGgaattggaaataatttcacgGGACTTTTCCGGTATTTTTTTATGTGAGGCCATATTCTGAACTTCCCATCCGAACGCTAAGAGAAGCTTTTCCGTCAGTTTAGCCACTGAATTACCAATCGTTTCAGTTGGTAATTCAGTTGTTGCAAATTTCGGAGTCCTTCTGATTTATATTACCAGTCTGCGGGTGGGATGAAATGCAGACCAAAAAAGTTTTTATGGAATAGGTATCTACAAAGGTCAGATAAATGAAATGCAGGGAGATTACGGAAGATAGTGGAAGAAGCAAAAGAATTGATAGGATGACTTATTTTCAATCCTGTGTGAACCGTGCTTAAGGTTTTACTTCGGAAAACATTCatggcgaatttaaaatctaaatatttcaataatatttttgtggAGAGTGTTCtaaatatgattatttaaataatctctttcttcattgctgTTAGACTGGAAATAATGACATAAATAGTCTTCAATACGCACCGTTTCCATGCTTATTCTTTTGTTGTCGTTTTGGCGCCCTGATATCCTTTGACGTCAGAGTTTATCTCCCGCCGAGAGAACGCTTTGGCGGGAGAGTGTTTCCCGTAATTCCATTGGTAGATTCTATCTCCATAGCTTTTAgactggaaatattgaaataaatagtcTTCATTACATACCGCTTCTTAACttgtttttttgttatcattttggCACATCGATCTCCTGCCAGCTCATACCCTGACGGCAGAAGTTCATTTCCCGCCAGTGAACGTTTTGGCGGGAGAGTTGATGCCGTGACCCGTTGGCAGTTTGATAGCAATTTTGATCAAGTGAAGTGGCCTGCGTTTATTCTTTTCACCTGCCAATAATATACAGGGAGGGTAATAGATTTTCCGTGCCAAATTCTGGATCAAGGATAGCCATAGATCTTTCTGCTGTCGAGTGCATCTGCACGCCATAGTAAAATCATGGCCGAGAAAATTGTCAGAGCGGTAATAGAGTATAACTTCggtgaaaaaattaacttccatttattattcattttcaataattcagTATTCACTTTCAGGAAGCAGACGAAGGGCCTGGCGCaggaaaaattaaagttattacgATCGGCAAAGTAAGTTAAATTTGCTATTTCATTCTCCCGAGCTTACGCTAGGAACAACTACCggcattttctgatattttactGTAGCCCATACATAATTTTCAAACCTGGGGCAAGCTTTATTGTCGCATTTCTCTATTATCTTTTTAGGGGCTTCGCCAAATCAATTATAAGATAAGCATTACACTCCCACTTCGCAAAATCATGAAATCCTACAGTCAAGCAGTAGTAAGTATATCTGCAAACGTTTTCCATTGTTACTGTGGGGAATAACTATTTCTATGTGATGTTTTTAATCTTGTCATCACATGATAAATGAGCATAACATATTGTTTTTCCACTCACAGATTCTAGATTACCCTTCCATCTGATGAAtgtaattctaaaaaaattgaccCAAAGATGAGTGATTTCATTATAACGGCATATATGAAATTATGGTTTCAATGGTTTACATGATGAAACTGTGTGCTTTTTCAGGGAATTCCTCTACAATGTCTGTCATTCAAGCTTGGGGGTCGTGAAATAGATAAGGATACAACTCCTTGTGAggtatttcatagtatttttcacCATGAAGTATGAGATGGTTTGGTCCGATGTCtcatagttgttttttttcagctcGATATGACGGAAAATGATGTCATCTATGTGGAAGATTTAAGGGCATCTTCAACCAAAAATCCATCGCAAGATAAACAAGACTGACCCCCATGGACTAGAGGCAATAggcaaaataatatgaataattacAAGATGCAGTGAGATGGTGTACCCATTGACTGTTTTCTTCTTGCCCTTTATAGGCCTTTGgttgcaaataatatttattaatagaaataaatttctgtGATGGACAGTGCGGTATTTTTTTGTGGTGATGACTTGCCAAACATCTCATAACTGAAGAATGGTCGCATGCTTACCTGGTGTATCATATTGTAGATCGTTACTTATTCTGGTTGCCATCCATCAACAAACACACGTACAAGACCAACATTGACCTCTTGCCACGATCTGCACTTCTGTATatatgtgcgtgtgtgtgtgtgtattaagtttgtagcgtgtcagtccACTCAGCCACACTTCAGGGTCTTTCTCAGTCATTCTAAatgctacagggatggggtttggtgcGTTCGCCGCAGAATCTCTGCAtgcacattttagacttggtcctAGCACTGTAGCTTGACCGGCACACCTCTCCATTTAGTGGCTACAGAGTTTACTTGATGAGCACTGGTGATGAAGTGTGTGTCTAATGGGGAAGTTAAAACATTAGTGAATGATTACTTTATAACCAGTCTTTCCAATGGTACTCTCCAGTGACAGGTGCAACACTATGACAGGCAACATCATCAC comes from Ischnura elegans chromosome X, ioIscEleg1.1, whole genome shotgun sequence and encodes:
- the LOC124171859 gene encoding small ubiquitin-related modifier 4-like, yielding MAEKIVRAEADEGPGAGKIKVITIGKGLRQINYKISITLPLRKIMKSYSQAVGIPLQCLSFKLGGREIDKDTTPCELDMTENDVIYVEDLRASSTKNPSQDKQD